In the genome of Timaviella obliquedivisa GSE-PSE-MK23-08B, the window CAGACATCCTCTAAGGAGCAGTAGTCTGATCTCAGCGTAGAGACAAAAACTACTGCTCTTGAGATTCATCTAAAAATTAAGACAATCGGCTCTTATAATCCTCATAGCCAAATGTTCTAACTGGCTCAAAAGTCCCATCTTGACGCAGGATTCCGATCGCCGGATGCTGAATACCGTTGAACATAGAAGTTTTCACCATGGTGTAGTGCATCATATCTTCAAATAGAATTGTGTCGCCTATCTGGAGCGGCTCTGCAAAGGCATAGTCGCCCATTCCCATCACATCTCCAGCCAGGCAGGTCAGTCCACCCATTCGGTAGGTATAGGTTCCAGATGGCTCGTTTGCCCCTCGAATTTTTGGTTGATAAGGCATTTCCAAGCAGTCGGGCATATGAGCAGTAAATGAGACATCTAGCATGGCGATCGCCACTCCCGGAGTTTCGATCAGATCTAATACTCGTGCCCGCAAAAATCCTGCTTCCCATACGACCGCTGCACCAGGTTCGAGATAAATTTTCAAGTGCGGGTGCCGGGCTTTAAAGTCAGCAATGACCTTGATGAAATGTTCAACGTCATAGCCTGAATGGGTCATTAAATGCCCACCTCCCAAATTGAGCCATTTAACCTGAGGGAAAAAATGTCCAAAGCGGGTTTCAATTTGCTCTAAAGTTTCTGCCAAGGCGTAGGAATCACTTTCGCATAAG includes:
- the nspC gene encoding carboxynorspermidine decarboxylase, with amino-acid sequence MHLLVSRSSSLNYSKIPSPCYVLEERKLIHNLELIRSIQERSEITVILALKGFAMFSAFPIVKQYLAGTTASSLFEAMLAREEFGGELHLYLPVYQEHEFTALIQGAAHVTFNSLNQWQQFKEQTLAAHVSPGLRINPEYSPVEHEIYNPASSFSRLGIRAEVLGDRLPSGIEGLHCHNLCESDSYALAETLEQIETRFGHFFPQVKWLNLGGGHLMTHSGYDVEHFIKVIADFKARHPHLKIYLEPGAAVVWEAGFLRARVLDLIETPGVAIAMLDVSFTAHMPDCLEMPYQPKIRGANEPSGTYTYRMGGLTCLAGDVMGMGDYAFAEPLQIGDTILFEDMMHYTMVKTSMFNGIQHPAIGILRQDGTFEPVRTFGYEDYKSRLS